A genomic stretch from Bifidobacterium sp. ESL0769 includes:
- a CDS encoding iron transporter, which yields MKKNKLTGLLAAVVAGALAFSLAACGSNDSGSASGDKGKSSSSSSQKSDKKANSNGAKFEEIPIGHDQQIFPLNIATVYFQPVDMYPQGMGLSAAESNLHLEADIHALKDNNLGYGTGDFIPKLTVKYQIQDKNDPNNKQDGTFMEMNADDGPHYGANIKLDKAGQYKLTYTIYSPETNGWTLHVDPDTGVKGRFWTKPIVATFDWNYVVHQW from the coding sequence ATGAAGAAGAACAAACTGACCGGCCTGCTGGCCGCCGTGGTCGCAGGGGCGCTCGCATTTTCACTCGCAGCGTGCGGATCGAACGACTCGGGTTCCGCTTCCGGCGACAAGGGCAAGTCCAGCTCGTCGTCCTCGCAGAAGTCGGATAAAAAGGCCAACAGCAATGGCGCCAAGTTCGAGGAGATTCCGATCGGGCACGACCAGCAGATCTTCCCGCTCAACATCGCGACCGTCTACTTCCAGCCGGTCGACATGTATCCGCAGGGAATGGGTCTTTCCGCGGCCGAATCGAATCTCCACCTCGAGGCCGACATCCACGCGCTCAAGGACAACAACCTCGGCTACGGCACCGGCGACTTCATCCCGAAGCTCACCGTCAAGTATCAGATCCAGGACAAGAACGACCCGAACAACAAGCAGGATGGCACGTTCATGGAGATGAACGCCGACGATGGCCCGCACTACGGTGCCAACATCAAGCTTGACAAGGCCGGTCAGTACAAGCTCACCTACACCATCTACAGCCCCGAAACCAATGGCTGGACGCTGCACGTCGACCCGGATACTGGCGTTAAGGGCCGCTTCTGGACCAAGCCGATTGTGGCCACGTTCGACTGGAATTACGTCGTGCATCAGTGGTGA
- a CDS encoding Fe-S-containing protein, which produces MLEEFVGALPGMVAPALLVMILSVLLRVGEGRDRPISRQWRLYGLIVGIAAALIFTVLRVLVIVDRRSGVNLPVLIGCVVCDVLILAIMACSKGLVRDWHEHSIRLHVANAISAIGIALTTFFASQDVFMRLTSFVETGESPFTSKMLLRALGFALGIATAVVVAAIFRTMRTTAVRGSFLAASMLMLLILLARHLTQLCSLLMSMMFVEFDGTAFNVLILAANNDMKMVIASVLVFIIPVIASIVAGFRKPLTGPNDAVVRERKAFRRRAKATGAWSLIAMIVVTFALTAGVAKVHEQPTLSPPEGYSQHNGIATIAFNKVDDGHLHRFQYKAKDGTVMRFIIIKKNGGSYGVGLDACMTCGDAGYYEKDGKIICKRCGVEMNVATIGFKGGCNPIPFPYEASHGKITIHASDLDVLSSHFKE; this is translated from the coding sequence ATGCTTGAGGAATTTGTGGGGGCGCTGCCGGGGATGGTGGCGCCGGCGCTGTTGGTGATGATACTGAGCGTACTGCTCAGGGTTGGCGAAGGGCGCGATAGACCAATCAGCCGGCAATGGCGGCTTTACGGGTTGATTGTCGGCATCGCTGCGGCGTTGATTTTTACGGTGCTGCGCGTGCTGGTCATTGTCGATCGGCGTTCCGGCGTCAACCTGCCGGTGCTCATTGGGTGCGTGGTCTGCGATGTGTTGATACTCGCGATTATGGCCTGTTCGAAGGGGCTCGTGCGCGACTGGCATGAGCATTCGATTCGGCTGCATGTGGCCAACGCGATTTCGGCGATCGGCATTGCCTTGACTACGTTCTTCGCCTCGCAGGATGTGTTCATGCGGCTGACCAGTTTTGTGGAGACCGGCGAATCTCCGTTTACGTCCAAGATGCTGCTGCGTGCGCTCGGCTTTGCGCTTGGCATCGCCACGGCCGTCGTGGTAGCGGCGATTTTCCGTACCATGCGCACGACCGCAGTGCGTGGCAGTTTCTTGGCAGCTTCGATGCTGATGCTGCTGATCTTGCTGGCTCGACATCTGACGCAGTTGTGCTCGCTGCTGATGTCGATGATGTTTGTCGAATTCGATGGCACCGCATTTAACGTGCTGATTCTCGCGGCGAACAACGATATGAAAATGGTCATCGCCTCGGTACTGGTTTTTATTATTCCTGTTATTGCCTCGATTGTGGCCGGCTTCCGCAAGCCGCTCACCGGGCCGAACGACGCCGTGGTCCGCGAGCGCAAAGCGTTCCGGAGGCGTGCGAAAGCGACTGGTGCTTGGAGCTTGATTGCCATGATTGTGGTGACGTTTGCATTGACCGCGGGCGTTGCCAAGGTGCATGAGCAGCCGACGCTTTCGCCGCCGGAAGGGTATTCACAGCATAACGGCATCGCGACCATCGCCTTCAACAAGGTGGATGACGGCCATCTGCACCGCTTCCAGTACAAGGCCAAAGATGGCACGGTGATGCGCTTCATCATTATCAAGAAGAATGGCGGCTCCTATGGCGTCGGACTTGACGCGTGTATGACATGCGGAGATGCCGGCTACTACGAAAAGGACGGCAAGATTATTTGCAAACGCTGTGGTGTGGAGATGAACGTGGCGACCATCGGCTTCAAGGGCGGGTGCAACCCGATACCGTTCCCCTACGAGGCCTCGCACGGCAAGATCACCATCCACGCCTCCGACCTCGACGTACTGTCGAGCCACTTCAAGGAATAA
- a CDS encoding FtsX-like permease family protein produces MFLLRMVFRSFSRQLKRRLLIAVTVCLSATICVAMLGVVFDVGDKLNAELSTYGSNIVVKPKADAVVSDLYNTADAGNGAETADPTSFLKESDVPSIKTTFWAFNITDFAPELNVNATIDGRNVPVTGTWFNKKVPLATGESVVAGVKGMRSWWKVDGTWAKDGAGASGTGKVVATADGNKTDSGQMNGQSGSAMDMSMNMDMGGNGGKQTANADSKNAQNDMDKPNSQSADGAVQGMMGKDLANATHTKVGQTVTISKATADGQHRSQRVRIVGIFDSGDNDANGLYIPSWSAQRLADLPDSIDKIEVKALTTPENDLARKAEKDPAALSQEEWETWYCTAYPSSIAYQIEEVMPGAVAKQVRQVAALQGDVLHKTQAVMILMTALSLIAAAIAVANLMASSIGERGSELALLKAIGATDGAVSRLMLTETAVISLIGGLVGAGLGSLLAQVIGHVVFGSGVVMRPMVFVLVFVLLAVTILIASFSSIRSILHLRPAEVLHGR; encoded by the coding sequence ATGTTCCTATTACGAATGGTGTTCCGCTCGTTTTCGCGGCAGCTCAAGCGGCGATTGCTGATCGCGGTGACAGTGTGTCTGTCGGCCACAATCTGCGTGGCGATGCTTGGCGTTGTCTTCGATGTTGGCGACAAACTCAACGCCGAGCTGTCCACTTATGGCTCGAATATCGTCGTCAAGCCCAAGGCCGATGCGGTGGTGTCGGATTTGTACAATACTGCCGACGCGGGCAACGGCGCCGAAACCGCGGACCCGACCTCGTTCCTCAAGGAATCAGATGTGCCCAGCATCAAAACGACGTTCTGGGCGTTCAACATCACCGATTTTGCGCCGGAACTCAATGTGAACGCCACGATCGACGGACGCAATGTGCCGGTGACGGGAACGTGGTTCAACAAGAAAGTGCCGCTGGCGACAGGTGAGAGTGTGGTGGCCGGAGTCAAGGGCATGCGTTCGTGGTGGAAGGTCGACGGAACTTGGGCCAAAGACGGAGCCGGAGCTTCGGGAACAGGCAAGGTCGTGGCGACGGCTGACGGCAACAAAACCGATAGCGGTCAAATGAATGGGCAATCGGGAAGCGCCATGGACATGAGCATGAATATGGACATGGGTGGTAACGGCGGGAAGCAAACTGCCAACGCCGATTCCAAGAATGCTCAGAATGATATGGACAAACCGAATTCTCAGAGTGCTGATGGTGCGGTTCAGGGCATGATGGGCAAGGACTTGGCAAACGCTACCCATACCAAAGTCGGACAAACTGTGACGATTTCCAAAGCGACGGCCGACGGGCAGCACCGCAGCCAGCGTGTGCGGATTGTCGGGATTTTCGATTCTGGTGACAACGATGCCAACGGTCTCTATATTCCTTCGTGGTCGGCGCAACGACTTGCCGATTTGCCGGATTCCATCGACAAAATCGAGGTCAAGGCGCTCACGACCCCAGAAAATGATTTGGCTCGTAAGGCCGAAAAGGACCCGGCGGCGCTGAGTCAGGAGGAGTGGGAGACCTGGTACTGCACGGCTTATCCGTCTTCGATAGCCTATCAGATTGAAGAAGTTATGCCGGGGGCTGTGGCCAAGCAGGTGCGGCAGGTGGCGGCGCTGCAGGGCGACGTGCTGCACAAGACACAGGCTGTGATGATACTGATGACTGCGCTGAGTTTGATTGCGGCGGCCATCGCCGTGGCCAATTTGATGGCGTCTTCCATAGGCGAACGTGGTTCGGAACTGGCGCTGCTCAAGGCCATCGGTGCCACGGATGGTGCGGTTTCAAGGCTGATGCTTACCGAAACGGCGGTGATTTCACTCATCGGCGGATTGGTCGGCGCGGGGTTGGGCTCGCTGCTCGCGCAGGTCATCGGACATGTCGTTTTCGGTTCGGGGGTAGTGATGCGACCGATGGTGTTCGTGCTGGTGTTCGTGTTGCTGGCCGTGACCATTCTGATTGCTTCGTTCTCCTCGATTCGTTCGATTCTGCACCTGCGTCCGGCGGAGGTGCTGCATGGAAGGTAA